One genomic segment of Aquipluma nitroreducens includes these proteins:
- the coaBC gene encoding bifunctional phosphopantothenoylcysteine decarboxylase/phosphopantothenate--cysteine ligase CoaBC — protein MRLSGKHIVLGITGSIAAYKAAILLRGLVKEGAEVQVVMTPAAKEFITPLTMSALSGRPVASEFFSANDGTWHSHVDMGQWADLVLIAPATTATLGKMARGIADNLLITTYLSAKCPVMIAPAMDLDMFRHPANLANLEILRSYGNVIIEPGEGALASGLYGKGRMEEPETIVEEVIKFFNQKKKLLNKHFLITAGPTHERIDPVRFIGNYSSGKMGYAIANELVFCGAKVTLISGPVQIKNINPEIEIIKVESADQMHEQCLRIFPEVDGAVMCAAVADFTPESYSDIKIKRVKDDLVIQLKPTRDIAGDLGKIKTNEQILVGFALETNDELTNAYSKLKRKNLNFIVLNSMQDAGAGFGVDTNKITIIDKDNNQTFFELKSKTEVAKDIVTQIMSEMNLNERFQD, from the coding sequence ATGAGGTTGTCAGGAAAACATATTGTTTTAGGAATTACCGGAAGTATAGCTGCCTACAAGGCAGCTATACTTTTAAGAGGTTTAGTGAAAGAAGGAGCCGAAGTTCAGGTGGTAATGACTCCGGCTGCCAAAGAATTTATTACCCCATTAACAATGTCGGCACTTTCGGGAAGACCGGTTGCATCCGAATTCTTTTCAGCCAATGATGGAACATGGCATTCGCATGTCGATATGGGGCAGTGGGCCGATTTGGTTTTGATTGCCCCAGCCACAACAGCAACCTTGGGCAAAATGGCTCGCGGAATAGCCGATAATCTTTTGATAACAACTTATTTGTCAGCTAAATGTCCGGTGATGATTGCACCAGCTATGGATTTGGATATGTTCAGGCATCCGGCAAACTTGGCTAATTTGGAGATTTTGCGTTCGTATGGGAATGTAATTATTGAACCAGGCGAAGGCGCTTTAGCTAGCGGATTGTATGGTAAGGGCCGAATGGAAGAGCCTGAAACCATAGTAGAAGAAGTGATAAAATTCTTCAATCAAAAAAAAAAACTGCTGAATAAGCATTTTCTGATTACAGCAGGTCCTACCCACGAAAGAATTGATCCCGTTCGTTTTATAGGTAATTATTCATCGGGTAAAATGGGTTATGCCATTGCCAATGAGCTTGTATTCTGCGGGGCAAAGGTTACCTTGATTTCGGGACCGGTTCAGATCAAAAATATAAATCCCGAAATAGAAATAATAAAGGTTGAATCAGCCGATCAGATGCATGAGCAATGCTTGCGTATCTTTCCTGAGGTTGATGGAGCTGTAATGTGTGCTGCTGTCGCCGATTTTACGCCCGAAAGCTATTCGGATATTAAGATAAAACGTGTGAAAGATGATCTTGTCATTCAATTGAAACCAACGCGCGATATTGCAGGTGATCTGGGAAAGATAAAGACCAACGAACAAATCTTGGTAGGTTTCGCGCTCGAAACAAATGACGAATTGACTAACGCCTACTCAAAGTTGAAGCGTAAAAATCTGAATTTCATAGTTTTGAATTCGATGCAAGATGCAGGCGCCGGTTTTGGGGTTGATACCAATAAAATTACAATAATCGATAAAGACAATAATCAGACATTTTTTGAGTTAAAATCAAAGACAGAAGTTGCTAAAGATATCGTTACCCAAATCATGTCAGAAATGAACTTGAACGAACGATTTCAGGATTGA
- a CDS encoding DNA-directed RNA polymerase subunit omega, producing the protein MDFKKTKAESTTISRDLRELENRTGNVYETVMILAKRSNQIASEMKEELSQKLQEFASYTDNLEEVFENREQIEISKYYERLPKPTLIAYEEFVNNQIYHRNPAKENRNKEL; encoded by the coding sequence ATGGATTTTAAGAAAACAAAAGCAGAATCGACAACTATTTCGAGGGATTTAAGAGAATTGGAAAACCGTACTGGTAATGTTTATGAAACAGTTATGATTTTAGCAAAACGCTCAAATCAGATTGCTTCTGAAATGAAAGAAGAACTTAGTCAAAAACTTCAGGAATTTGCATCTTATACCGACAATTTGGAAGAAGTATTTGAAAATCGTGAGCAGATTGAAATTTCAAAATACTACGAACGTCTTCCAAAACCAACTTTGATTGCCTACGAAGAATTTGTAAACAATCAGATTTATCACCGCAACCCAGCTAAGGAGAACCGCAATAAAGAATTGTAA
- a CDS encoding outer membrane protein assembly factor BamD codes for MRNFAPIVIVFALLLSSCSDYNKVVKSTDYEFKYKKALEYYENGEFVRSSTLLKELIGIVRGTSRADKVYYYFAKSQFGLKDNMMAGHYFKSLIKEFPRSEYAEESQYMIGYCFYLDSPTPRLDQAVTQNAIDALQLFINIYPKSTRVDEATRLIIELRDKLVYKSYLSGKLYFDLNNYKAAVVALTSSLKDFPDTKYREELMYMLLKAKYLLAINSVEEKKHERLSSTLDEYFTFVDEYPESKYRKEVEKYHNTTAKLLNYKPDSKI; via the coding sequence ATGAGAAATTTCGCACCTATTGTTATTGTTTTTGCACTGTTACTGAGTAGTTGCAGTGATTATAATAAGGTGGTAAAAAGCACCGATTACGAATTCAAGTACAAAAAAGCTCTGGAGTATTACGAAAATGGAGAATTTGTTCGTTCTTCAACGCTTTTGAAAGAGCTCATTGGTATAGTGAGGGGTACAAGCCGTGCAGATAAGGTATATTATTATTTTGCAAAAAGTCAGTTTGGGTTGAAAGACAATATGATGGCCGGCCATTATTTTAAATCGTTAATTAAAGAGTTTCCAAGAAGTGAGTATGCCGAAGAATCGCAATACATGATTGGATACTGCTTTTATCTGGATTCGCCAACTCCTCGTCTTGATCAGGCTGTTACTCAAAATGCAATTGACGCTTTACAGTTATTCATCAACATATACCCGAAATCGACCCGGGTTGATGAAGCTACCCGCTTAATTATTGAGTTGCGCGATAAATTGGTTTACAAATCCTATTTAAGTGGTAAACTTTACTTTGATTTGAACAATTACAAGGCTGCAGTCGTTGCTTTAACATCATCGTTAAAAGATTTTCCGGATACTAAATACCGCGAAGAATTGATGTATATGCTGTTAAAAGCAAAGTATTTGCTTGCTATTAATAGTGTTGAAGAAAAAAAGCATGAGCGTTTAAGCTCTACATTGGACGAATATTTTACCTTTGTCGACGAATATCCGGAGAGTAAGTACCGGAAAGAAGTTGAAAAGTATCACAATACAACCGCCAAGTTGTTAAATTATAAACCGGATTCAAAAATTTAG
- a CDS encoding aminotransferase class I/II-fold pyridoxal phosphate-dependent enzyme: MDIFEKLRSNMGDLGQYMKQAHGYFAFPKLEGEIGTKMKFRGKDVLVWSLNNYIGLANHPEVREADAKAAAEYGMAYPMGARMMSGQTSKHEELEQNLAEFVGKEDAFLLNFGYQGMVSIIDAVCGRNDVIVYDSEAHACILDGVRLHMGKRFVYGHNNMDSLRNMLNKATRLAAKQGGGILVITEGVFGMAGDLGKLDEIAKLKDEFEFRLLVDDAHGFGTMGATGAGTAEHFGVSDKIDLLFGTFAKSMAGIGAFIACNEDICNFLRYNMRSQTFAKSLPMPMVIGALKRLELLRTKPELREKLWTVVAALQSGLRAEGFNLGVTNSCVTPVYFEGGVGEATSAVMDLRENYNVFCSVVGYPVIPKGQIMLRLIPTAMHTLEDVEYTIKAFSEIRQKLEEGKYNTSQIPSIM; the protein is encoded by the coding sequence GTGGATATTTTTGAAAAATTAAGAAGCAATATGGGCGACCTGGGTCAGTACATGAAACAGGCTCACGGATACTTCGCTTTTCCTAAATTGGAAGGTGAAATTGGTACCAAAATGAAGTTTAGAGGTAAGGATGTTTTAGTGTGGAGCCTGAACAATTACATTGGACTGGCCAATCATCCTGAAGTAAGGGAAGCAGATGCCAAAGCTGCTGCAGAATACGGAATGGCATACCCAATGGGTGCACGTATGATGTCAGGACAAACCAGTAAGCACGAAGAACTTGAGCAGAATCTGGCTGAATTTGTAGGAAAAGAAGATGCTTTCTTATTGAATTTTGGATATCAGGGAATGGTTTCGATCATTGATGCAGTGTGTGGCAGAAACGATGTTATTGTCTATGACTCTGAAGCACATGCTTGTATTTTGGATGGCGTTCGGTTACATATGGGTAAACGTTTTGTTTATGGCCACAATAATATGGATAGCCTCCGTAATATGCTGAATAAAGCAACCAGACTTGCGGCAAAACAAGGTGGTGGTATTTTAGTAATTACTGAAGGTGTATTTGGTATGGCGGGTGACCTGGGAAAACTAGACGAAATTGCCAAACTGAAAGACGAATTCGAATTCCGGTTATTGGTTGATGATGCTCATGGTTTTGGAACAATGGGTGCAACCGGAGCTGGTACAGCAGAACATTTTGGAGTTTCTGACAAGATTGATCTTCTCTTTGGAACCTTCGCCAAATCTATGGCCGGAATTGGTGCATTTATTGCCTGCAACGAAGATATATGTAACTTCTTACGATACAATATGCGTTCTCAGACATTTGCTAAGTCATTGCCAATGCCAATGGTTATTGGTGCATTGAAACGTCTGGAATTATTACGGACCAAACCAGAACTTAGAGAAAAGCTTTGGACCGTAGTTGCTGCGCTTCAAAGCGGACTAAGAGCTGAAGGATTTAATCTTGGTGTAACAAACTCTTGCGTTACCCCAGTTTATTTTGAAGGTGGTGTGGGCGAAGCAACCAGCGCAGTAATGGACTTACGTGAAAATTATAATGTTTTCTGCTCTGTGGTTGGTTATCCGGTAATTCCTAAAGGACAAATCATGCTTCGGTTAATTCCAACAGCCATGCACACGCTTGAAGATGTTGAATACACCATAAAAGCATTTTCAGAAATCAGGCAAAAACTGGAAGAAGGCAAATACAATACTTCACAGATTCCATCGATTATGTAA